Proteins encoded together in one Janthinobacterium tructae window:
- a CDS encoding anaerobic ribonucleoside-triphosphate reductase activating protein, with protein sequence MAELKVGGLTPFSATDYPGKLAAVVFVQGCPWRCGYCHNPHLQARTPQGTMPWQDVLTWLRRRVGLVDAVVFSGGEACMDPALARAMLDVRELGFGVGLHTACIYPQRLQEVLPLVDWVGFDIKAPFADYRHVTRVAGSGDPARACLDAILASGVAYECRTTTHPDLLPDEQLLALATTLAAKGVDNYVLQQFRAEGCLDMALAGRPLHGYPAASTVAQIGAMFPRFTFRNHGS encoded by the coding sequence GTGGCTGAGTTGAAAGTGGGCGGCCTGACGCCCTTTTCCGCCACCGACTACCCGGGCAAGCTGGCCGCCGTGGTCTTTGTGCAGGGCTGCCCCTGGCGTTGCGGCTATTGCCATAATCCGCATTTGCAGGCACGCACGCCGCAGGGCACCATGCCGTGGCAGGACGTACTGACCTGGCTGCGCCGCCGCGTGGGCCTGGTCGACGCCGTCGTCTTCAGCGGCGGCGAGGCGTGCATGGACCCGGCGCTGGCGCGTGCCATGCTCGACGTCAGGGAACTGGGTTTCGGCGTCGGCCTGCACACGGCCTGCATCTATCCGCAGCGCCTGCAGGAAGTGCTGCCCCTGGTCGATTGGGTGGGCTTCGACATCAAGGCGCCGTTTGCCGACTATCGTCATGTGACCCGCGTGGCCGGCAGCGGCGACCCCGCGCGCGCCTGCCTGGACGCCATCCTCGCCAGCGGCGTGGCCTACGAATGCCGCACCACCACCCACCCGGACTTGCTGCCGGACGAACAGCTGCTGGCCCTGGCCACCACCCTGGCCGCGAAAGGCGTCGACAACTACGTGCTGCAGCAGTTCCGCGCCGAAGGCTGCCTGGATATGGCACTGGCAGGCCGCCCCCTGCACGGCTATCCGGCGGCGAGCACGGTGGCGCAAATCGGCGCCATGTTTCCCCGTTTTACCTTCCGTAACCATGGCAGTTGA
- the nrdD gene encoding anaerobic ribonucleoside-triphosphate reductase: MNARPDFTPAITLLDTERQRCEIWTRVMGYHRPVASFNIGKQGEFHERQYFMEASARVGQPACRG; the protein is encoded by the coding sequence ATGAACGCACGTCCCGACTTCACTCCCGCCATCACCCTGCTCGACACCGAACGCCAGCGCTGCGAAATCTGGACGCGCGTAATGGGCTACCACCGCCCCGTCGCCTCGTTCAACATCGGCAAGCAGGGCGAATTCCACGAGCGCCAGTACTTCATGGAAGCGAGCGCCCGGGTTGGCCAGCCCGCCTGCCGTGGCTGA
- a CDS encoding ribonucleoside triphosphate reductase, which translates to MTTNAVSPTRGQVDVAASINEYLERRDWRVNANANQGYSLGGLILNVSGKVIANYWLDQVYPPEVGAAHREAALHIHDLDMLAGYCAGWSLRTLLHEGLNGVPGKIESGPPKHMSSAIGQIVNFLGTLQNEWAGAQAFSSFDTYMAPYIRKDSLRYEDVRQYMQELIFNLNVPSRWGTQTPFTNLTFDWVCPDDLREQIPVIAGQEMDFSYGELQAEMDMINRAYIEIMMAGDAKGRVFTFPIPTYNITEDFDWHSENAERLFEMTARYGLPYFQNFINSELKPNMIRSMCCRLQLDLRELLKRGNGLFGSAEQTGSLGVVTINCARLGHLWRGDEAALMADLDRLLELGKTSLEIKRRTIEELMQQGLFPYTKRYLGTLRNHFSTLGVNGINEMIRNFSGDAWDITSAEGHALAIRLLDHVRARMVAFQEETGHMYNLEATPAEGTTYRFAREDRKRYPAILQAGTVDNPYYTNSSQLPVGHTDDPFEALELQDALQRKYTGGTVLHLYMTEALSDANACRELVKRALSRFSLPYITVTPTFSICPRHGYLAGKHEFCPICDAELIARKHAHPVPSLEETT; encoded by the coding sequence ATGACGACGAATGCAGTTTCCCCCACACGCGGCCAGGTCGATGTCGCCGCGTCCATCAATGAATACCTGGAGCGGCGCGACTGGCGCGTCAACGCCAACGCCAACCAGGGTTACTCACTGGGTGGCCTGATCCTCAATGTGTCGGGCAAGGTCATCGCCAACTACTGGCTGGACCAGGTGTATCCGCCGGAAGTGGGCGCGGCGCACCGCGAAGCGGCGCTGCACATCCACGACCTCGACATGCTGGCCGGCTATTGCGCCGGCTGGTCGCTGCGCACCCTGCTGCATGAAGGCTTGAATGGCGTGCCGGGCAAGATCGAATCGGGCCCGCCGAAACACATGTCGAGCGCCATCGGCCAGATCGTCAATTTCCTCGGCACCCTGCAAAACGAATGGGCCGGCGCGCAGGCGTTCAGCTCCTTCGACACCTACATGGCGCCCTACATCCGCAAGGACAGCCTGCGCTACGAAGACGTGCGCCAGTACATGCAGGAGCTGATCTTCAACCTCAACGTGCCATCGCGCTGGGGCACGCAGACGCCGTTTACCAACCTCACCTTCGACTGGGTCTGCCCGGACGACCTGCGCGAGCAGATTCCCGTCATCGCCGGCCAGGAGATGGACTTCAGCTATGGCGAGCTGCAGGCGGAGATGGACATGATCAACCGCGCCTACATCGAGATCATGATGGCGGGCGACGCCAAGGGCCGCGTCTTCACCTTTCCCATCCCCACCTACAACATCACCGAGGATTTCGACTGGCATAGCGAAAATGCGGAACGCCTGTTCGAGATGACGGCCCGCTACGGCCTGCCCTACTTCCAGAATTTCATCAATTCGGAACTCAAGCCGAACATGATCCGCTCCATGTGCTGCCGCTTGCAGCTGGACTTGCGCGAACTGCTGAAACGGGGCAATGGCCTGTTCGGTTCCGCCGAGCAGACTGGCTCCCTGGGCGTGGTGACCATCAACTGCGCGCGCCTGGGCCACCTGTGGCGCGGCGACGAAGCGGCACTGATGGCCGACCTGGACCGCCTGCTGGAGCTGGGCAAGACCAGCCTGGAAATCAAGCGCCGCACCATCGAAGAACTGATGCAGCAAGGCTTGTTCCCCTACACGAAGCGCTACCTGGGCACGCTGCGCAATCACTTTTCCACGCTGGGCGTGAACGGCATTAATGAAATGATCCGCAATTTCAGCGGCGACGCCTGGGACATCACGTCCGCCGAGGGCCATGCGCTGGCGATACGCCTGCTCGACCACGTGCGCGCGCGCATGGTGGCATTCCAGGAAGAGACGGGACATATGTACAACCTGGAAGCGACGCCGGCCGAGGGCACCACCTACCGCTTTGCCCGCGAAGACCGCAAGCGCTATCCGGCCATCCTGCAGGCCGGCACCGTCGACAACCCGTATTACACGAACTCGTCGCAACTGCCCGTGGGCCATACGGACGACCCGTTCGAGGCGCTAGAATTGCAGGACGCGCTGCAGCGCAAGTACACGGGCGGCACGGTGCTGCACCTGTACATGACGGAAGCGCTGTCGGACGCGAATGCCTGCCGCGAACTGGTAAAACGCGCGCTGAGCCGCTTTTCGCTGCCCTACATCACGGTCACGCCCACGTTTTCCATCTGCCCGCGCCACGGCTACCTGGCCGGCAAACATGAATTCTGCCCCATCTGCGACGCGGAACTGATCGCCCGCAAGCACGCCCACCCTGTTCCATCACTTGAGGAAACAACATGA